The genomic window CAGACCTATTTCTTCCCCAAGACCAACAGGACAATGAGTTTCTACCACAGGAGCTTACAGAGACATTTTTCAGTCCAGGTTACAATCATATTCTACAAAAGAGAACTTGACAACACAGATATTGAGAAAATGAACGTGGTTAAGAAAAAAGTGCAGGAGCTGGGAGTCAGGGGAGCAATGTTCCCGTCCTGGCTCTGCTGCCGTCCAGCCGAGCGAACCTGTGGAAAAGCGGTTTCACCTCCCTCGGTCTCAGTTTGTTCATCAGCAAACTGGAACTCCCAGGTACCGTCTTGGTGCTCTCCGGGGGATCTCCAGATGGAAACtcactggaaatttaaaaagcaaacgaAGACGTGGCATGGAAACAAACTGTCGACGACGCTTGTACTCCAGTGTGGACATCCATCTTCATAAAGGGACTTGTTGGCCTCTGGTCTCATAAGTATCATCAAAGGACATTTAAGCGTAACTTTGGAGTAGTTTTCAGATGCTAGTCTTGGAATAAGCTCAAGAGGAGTCTCGGATCATTTCCAGTCCGAACGAACAATTGTTTTTGGCGTGATCGGAGGTGGCGGTAGCTGAAAGCTGAGCTACATTATCCTTCACAAATCACAACGACAAGTCAGCCTTTATTCGAGCAGTTTGGTCCAGGCTGTCTACTCCCTGGGTGGGAGCCCTATGCCCTATTGCACACTTTAAAACAGCATCACTAGTATCTTTATCCAAAATACAATTTGAGTGTCACACACTTAttacaagagagaaaagaactcGTATTTGCCACGTGCCTTCCACGAGCTAAGCACTTGCTAAGTGTTTTACATACATtctgtcatttaatcctcaaggCAGCTCTAAAAGGTAGGTATCGCCatcccccattttacaggcgaagaaactgagactctgaGCGCTCGTGACTTGCTCAAGTTCGCATCACTAGGGCATGGCAGAGGATCCGAAATGAAAATTCAGGCCTTCTGACTTCATAGGGGTCTACACTTTAGCTTCTCTGACATCATGAtgcccagaaggaaaaaaaaaaaaataatgagggggCACGGTTAGCCAGCAAAATCAGAGAAAAGGATATGCCATTGGTAAAGGGCTCTCCCGCTTTCTATCATTCTGCAATGTCCAACTTTCAAAGAACAAGAATATGATAGAAATATTCGCTGTGAAATCGCGTCTGAACATAAGCCAACTTGACTTTGACGATGTGGAAGGCGCTTCCAGATCGTGTTGTGCCCTAAGGTTCTCACTGACCATACCGACCATCAGCACACCGCAGCTGCGTGGAAAAGCAGGGCCAGGTAACAGAAGCGAGATCACCTGCCTCCGGGTCGCCGGGCACGACAACGGCTTTTACCGGCGTTTGCTACAGCAGGTCAGAGACGCGAATGCAGAGGTGGCCCTGCCGCTTGGACACCGATTTTAAACCCGCGTCCACCGTCAGGCCCCGTGGGAAGGGAAACCGATTGGAAAGGACCCCACGTCTCACCAACCTCTCCCCTTAAAACCCTAAAGCGGTCCTGCCTTCGTACTCTGGGCAGTCACGAGCCCTGGGACAGGGCAGAGCTGGAGACGGCTGGAGAAGGGGACCGGTGCTGAGCTGGCCCCTCGGGGGCTGGGTCCCAGGGCGCGAGGCAGTGTGGCCGCGTGGAGGGGCAGGGCCCCCGCCTGGGCGCGGCCATCCGCTCCTGCCGGTCACCAAGGCCCTCAGCCGCCTCAGCGGCCGGTCCCCGACGGCCACGACGACCGGGACGACGAGAAGCGACGAGACCCGCGCCAGCAGCCAGGTCCGGGCCGGGcacgcgccgcgccgcgccgcgccgcgagGCATTTCTGGGCGGCTAGAGCAGGCTGGGATGGAAGTTGTACCGGAGGCTGGAGAAGAGCCCGATGTGCTTCACGAGGTTGGGCTCCACCACGTAGGCCCGCTCGCCCTTGGCCCTCAGCAGGGAGTAGAGCGCCATGTCCTTGCCGAAGCCCTTGTGGCAGTACACCTGGGACAGGTAGGTGAGGGTCCGGCGGGCCGCGGGCGCGGGGAAGAGCATGGCGGGGGTGCAGCACTGGGAGGCGGGAACCACGCTGTACAGCGCCGGGCTCAGCCGCCGCAGCTCCAGGAAGTAGTGGCGGCCCACCAGCTCCACCAGCCCCATGCTGTACAGGGAGAAGAAGAGCAGGACGGGCCAGCTGCAGGCCGGCCGGCTGGCGAACCGCGTGTACAGCCAGGTGAGCAGGGGCCCCAGCAGCATGCCCACGCCGACCCACTCCAGGATCCGCATGGGCTCCGGGTTGATGTAGTGCTGGAGCCTCTCGGGGTGATAGAGCTTCAGGTAGAGGGCATCTCGGAGGTGCGGCTCGGAGAAGCGGGCCCGCAGGAGGTGCTCCAACACCGGGAAGATCTGCTCCTCCGGAACGGCGTCGTCTTCCACCATCAGGACATAGTCCGGGTTGTAGGTCTGCAGGGAGGACTCCAGGCAGTACACATagtcctgcttctctttctcgaACGAGTTGGTCGAAGGGTCATCCCCATAGTCGTCCTCGGTGCCCTCATAGCGGTTGGCCACAGGGACGTACTTGGACAGCAGCTTGGCATCGAAGTGGCTCACGCTACGTTCCACGTTGCACAGGAAGAGTTGGTGTCCCTCGCACTGGGGGCCGCACTGCTGAAGAAGCCGGTGGAACTGGGACACCACCTGCAAGACATAGTGGAAGCCAGGCTGCCTGTcgacagtgatgatggtgataaccagccaggggcggggggtggcctGCCAGACGATGGGCACTGAGCCATTGGCAGAGGGCAGCTCCTCAAAGTAGTGGAGGGCAGCCTCACCCTCTTTCAGGCTTTGCTGCAGGAACTCTTGGCTCATTTGGTTCAGATGCCAATGGCGCAGATAGAAGTAAGAGTGCAGAAGGCGGTGACAGGCCAGGGGGGCCAGCAAGCCGAACGTCACCACCGTtaagatcaagagctggatggCAGTGCTGCCCCAGGAGAGCCGCCTCAGCCTCCGGAGGAGCATGGCAGCTGGAAGGGCTGGTGTGCTCATGAGGTCAACTTCTGGTCAGGTCTGGTCCCGAGAACAAACCATCCTGGAATGCAGGCCCCAAACTGGCACGGGTCAACCCTAGAGACAGAGGAGTACAGAATGTTAGGAAGCTGTTAAGAAACCCCAGGGACAGAACTCGGCACATATCAAACCAGAGATTCTAATTCTAGGTTGTGGCTACTACAGACTTAGAGGTCTttcctctggggcacctgggtggctcagtggctgagcgtctgcctttggctcgggtcatgatcctggggtcctggatcaagtccctctgcctgtgtctctgcctctctctctctctctctctctctctgtgtctctcatgaataaagaaataaaatcttaagaaaaagaagcattTCCTCCAGTATAATATTCTTTGCTTGTATTGGTAATGATCTCTGGGATCCTGTCATTATTTCTGAGAGTAGGGAAATCTTGGTGTACCCAACCAAGCCGCCATACCCGCAGATAACTGGTTAGGCTTACAATGTGCCAGAAAGTCACCAGGAAGCCCAGTAAGATAATTATTTCAATTCAGCAGCTACATAGATGTGCATTCTTAAGACAGAAAAAGCGAGACTTGATACAAAGCaattgcacatttatttttattttttaaagattttatttatttattcatgagaatacacagagaggagagagggaatggcagagacacaggcagagggagaagcatgctccatgcagggagcccgacatgggacttgatcccgggtctccaggatcacaccctgggctgaaggtggcgctaaaccgctgagccacctgggctgcccacaattACACATTTAGAGTAAATCCTGAAGTGAGTGTGCAGTAAGTGCTGGTTGACGGGCTATGTGTAGCAATTTCTGAAAACTGTCTTTTCTGCACATCCCAACCAAGAAAAGGACTATTTATGAATCCTTGTCTTTGTCAAGATCTTCCATTCTTATTTCTCTAATCTCATGCAACTATACTTGAAACTGCATATTAGTTAAATCTTGAttgttcttccattttattttttatagcacaACCATGGGAACCAGTGTGTCTCACATGCAAGCGAACTCCTGAGCCCCAGACTCTGGGAGGGGAGGAAATATCTGAACAAAACTCCATGAGTGGCTatgccaggagggagggagggaaagacagagatgaAGATGGAAGAGAGTTGCTCCCAGTCTGGTCCAGAAAGGATGTTGCATGACGTTACAGCTCACAGTGCAGGCCGGAGGTCAGGCACACATGTGACtcccaaggcaggcactcagtGGGTGGCAACTCACATCACCTCTCCACAGCTGGAGGgtcctggatgactcagtcagagtgtgcgactcttgatctcaggatcctgagtttgggccccacgttgggtgtagatgacttaaataaaacttgaaaaaaatgtatacatatgggggtgcctgggtggctgagtcagttgcgTGTCCCACCCTTGGTCTCAGCtcgggttgtgggattgagccccacatcaggctccatgcccagctcagagtttgcttgagattctctctccctctccctctgccccttcccacattcgcacacactctctctctttgtctaaaataaatcaagtctttTTAGAACATGTATCCATTATAGAAACTCAAGTAATACCTTGGGAGTAAGTAGGTCTAATGATCTGAGGGAAAACAGCCTAATCctgagaaacagaatttaaaaaaaaatatttaaagattttatttatttatttattcatgagagacacacacacagagaggcagagacataggcagagggagaaccaagaAGCAGGCGCCCGTCGGGGAGCCCAAAtagggactcaattccaggactccgggatcacaacctgaaccaaaggcaaacgctcaaccactgagccactcaggtgccctccaAGAAACAGGATTAAAAGGACAAAGCCAGTACAACACCAGTACTGTCAATCCAAAACTAAGCGAACAGAAGGTAAACCTATAAACCTCTTATGTCAGAAGCATAATAAAGTGTGCACACATTTGGAAGAAACTGCCTAGCTTGTGAGTTATCTTGAAGGAAGGCCCACCCAGGTACCATATAAGGTTGTGGGATAGCGTTCAGGGCTATCATTTCCATGTCCTGCCCTTCTTGGGTACACAGAAAGACCATATTCCCTAGCCCATCTTCTTCTAGGTGAGGTCCTGTGACTAGGACTTGCCAGGAAAATATGAGCAAAGTGACAGCTGTGACTACTGGGCTAGAGTGGTTGAGAGCAGATGTGCCTTCCCGACTTTCTCATTCTCCATTTGCCAGTGGAGTGGACCTGGAGGGTGGAGCCACCAGATGGCCCGAGCCTGAGGTCTTGAACGACTGCCCAGAAGAGAGGTCCCTCCCACTGCTCACCTCAGGAGCCTCCCAATCTAGAATGGGCTGTGTGGGGAGTAACACATAAACCACCGTGTCTAGTCACTAATGActtctggacatttttttttaagattttacttattgatccatgagagacagagacagagacagagagaaagacagagagaggcagagacacaggcagagggagaagcaggctccacgcagggagcccgacgcaggactcgatcctgggaccctgggatcacaccctgggctgaaggcagcactaaaccacctgggctgcccctggacATGTTTAGTAGAGCAGTTTCTTGTCCTCCCACTTGAATTTTGCAGAATACCACACTTCTCTCGATAGGATGATGACACAGTCATTCAAGAAAGTCTCATTTCAGCATCAGAAGCACATTGTACTGTAGGACCCCGAGGGGAGACAGACACCCCGGTACTTAGTACAGGATCTGGTTAGTACCCGCAGAGGGGAGTAGCCGGGAGACGTCTGAAGAGTGTGCAGCCCCGGGCCTGCTGGTTCGTGAACGTTCAGAGTACGATAGACGGGATGCTTCTCCCTGCGAGCTGCTCAGGCCAGTGGAGTTAATCATGTGGACGCACATCCCCTTGGCCTCAC from Canis lupus familiaris isolate Mischka breed German Shepherd chromosome 11, alternate assembly UU_Cfam_GSD_1.0, whole genome shotgun sequence includes these protein-coding regions:
- the PGAP4 gene encoding post-GPI attachment to proteins factor 4; the encoded protein is MSTPALPAAMLLRRLRRLSWGSTAIQLLILTVVTFGLLAPLACHRLLHSYFYLRHWHLNQMSQEFLQQSLKEGEAALHYFEELPSANGSVPIVWQATPRPWLVITIITVDRQPGFHYVLQVVSQFHRLLQQCGPQCEGHQLFLCNVERSVSHFDAKLLSKYVPVANRYEGTEDDYGDDPSTNSFEKEKQDYVYCLESSLQTYNPDYVLMVEDDAVPEEQIFPVLEHLLRARFSEPHLRDALYLKLYHPERLQHYINPEPMRILEWVGVGMLLGPLLTWLYTRFASRPACSWPVLLFFSLYSMGLVELVGRHYFLELRRLSPALYSVVPASQCCTPAMLFPAPAARRTLTYLSQVYCHKGFGKDMALYSLLRAKGERAYVVEPNLVKHIGLFSSLRYNFHPSLL